Proteins from a single region of Nomascus leucogenys isolate Asia chromosome 2, Asia_NLE_v1, whole genome shotgun sequence:
- the TEX43 gene encoding testis-expressed protein 43, which yields MASGKDTCPTLPKLTNNCSDESLYKSANKYEEIHLPRFSLKQGMIPRRYVMPWKENMIFRNVNLKQAEVCGIHTGPLEDSLFLNHSERLCHGEDRKVVLQKAPPEIKIADMPLHSPLSRYQSTVISHGFRRRLV from the exons ATGGCTTCAGGGAAAGATACTTGTCCTACTTTGCCTAAACTCACTAACAATTGCTCTGATGAGAGTCTCTACAAATCTGCTAATAA GTATGAAGAGATTCATTTGCCACGATTTTCATTAAAGCAAGGGATGATCCCAAGACGTTATGTTATGCCTTGGAAAGAAAACATGATATTCAGGAATGTGAATCTGAAG caAGCAGAAGTATGTGGGATCCATACTGGCCCTTTAGAAGACTCTCTGTTTTTGAATCACAGTGAAAGGCTTTGCCATGGGGAAGATCGGAAAGTTGTCTTGCAAAAAGCCCCACCAGAAATAAAAATTGCAGATATGCCTTTGCATTCGCCTCTCTCCAGATACCAAAGCACTGTGATTTCCCATGGCTTCAGGAGGCGACTAGTCTGa